A part of Armatimonadota bacterium genomic DNA contains:
- a CDS encoding carbon monoxide dehydrogenase: MQEKMAPTAPMKLAISGKGGVGKTTLTALLAVSMADRGYRVTVIDADPNPTLASALGLPSQPITPLLELREEIEQRVGGTDGFVRLNPRVDDLVDRVAVVHRGIRLVVAGAITRGGAGCACPQSVLLRRVIEFLALERDQALLVDLEAGLEHLGRRSAHAADALLVVVDPSRASLETASRIRRLAADIGVAQVLGVANKVRGSTDEAYLAAHLDGLELIGMIPYSESLMESERAGEQASAVDGAAAGAVARLVDALETRFQGRVRE, from the coding sequence ATGCAGGAGAAGATGGCGCCTACTGCACCCATGAAGCTTGCTATCTCGGGAAAGGGCGGGGTCGGCAAGACGACCCTGACTGCCCTGCTGGCCGTCTCCATGGCTGACCGCGGCTACCGAGTGACCGTCATTGACGCCGACCCGAATCCCACCCTGGCATCGGCCCTGGGGCTTCCTTCCCAACCGATTACGCCCCTTCTGGAGTTGCGCGAGGAGATCGAGCAGCGGGTCGGCGGCACCGACGGTTTCGTGCGGTTGAACCCGCGCGTGGATGATCTCGTGGATCGGGTCGCCGTGGTACACCGTGGCATCCGACTTGTCGTGGCAGGGGCCATCACCCGCGGCGGCGCCGGGTGCGCCTGCCCCCAGAGCGTGCTGCTGCGCCGGGTCATCGAATTCCTGGCCCTCGAGCGCGACCAGGCCCTCCTCGTTGACCTTGAGGCCGGCCTGGAGCACCTGGGCCGACGCAGCGCGCATGCGGCCGACGCCCTGCTCGTCGTGGTGGACCCCAGCCGGGCCAGCCTGGAGACCGCGTCCCGCATCAGGCGCCTGGCCGCGGACATCGGGGTCGCGCAGGTCCTGGGCGTGGCCAACAAGGTCCGGGGCTCTACCGACGAGGCCTACCTGGCCGCCCACCTGGACGGTCTCGAACTGATCGGAATGATTCCCTACAGCGAATCTCTGATGGAATCCGAACGCGCGGGAGAACAGGCATCGGCCGTAGATGGAGCCGCGGCCGGAGCGGTGGCACGGCTCGTAGACGCACTTGAAACCAGATTTCAGGGGAGGGTCAGGGAATGA